A window of Terriglobia bacterium contains these coding sequences:
- a CDS encoding type IV secretion system DNA-binding domain-containing protein — translation MSQEITYFAETDARGKHVRFGIRQPDRRYHLAVIGRTGMGKSTLLETLIISDIQTGAGFALLDPHGDLAERIITLIPPRRQKDLIYFNPADSKNDLGFNVLEAAGTKKNLVVSGVISLFKKIWSDSWGPRMEHLFRYALTTLVEVEGTTLADVSRILMDSEYRSSIVAHVTDETVLEFWQNEYARYGGSFKTEAISPILNKLGAFIVNPDIRKVVTKEKSDFDLSQIMQSGGILVANLSKGKLGEDGSALLGALLSTKFELAALNRATIPIETRRDFYLYVDEFPTLANASFTGMLSESRKYGLGLVLAMQFVEQLDDDVRNALFENIGTLISFRCGPDTARYLAPQFEPLLSREDLMNLGRYSIYVKLMIDGIPSRPFSARTITPSRA, via the coding sequence ATGTCCCAGGAAATCACTTACTTCGCCGAAACCGACGCGCGCGGTAAGCACGTGCGCTTCGGTATTCGACAACCAGACCGCCGTTACCACTTGGCGGTCATCGGCCGTACCGGCATGGGCAAGAGTACGCTGTTGGAAACGCTGATCATCTCGGACATCCAGACCGGTGCAGGATTCGCCCTGCTCGATCCGCACGGAGATTTGGCTGAGCGCATCATCACGCTCATTCCACCACGTCGGCAAAAGGACCTTATCTATTTCAATCCCGCAGACTCGAAGAACGACCTCGGCTTCAACGTCCTGGAAGCGGCAGGCACGAAAAAGAACCTCGTCGTGTCAGGTGTCATCAGCCTTTTCAAGAAAATCTGGTCGGATTCCTGGGGACCGCGAATGGAGCATCTTTTCCGGTATGCACTCACCACCCTTGTCGAAGTCGAAGGCACCACCCTCGCCGACGTATCCCGCATCCTCATGGATTCGGAATATCGTTCATCGATTGTGGCGCATGTCACAGATGAAACCGTGCTCGAATTCTGGCAGAACGAATACGCGCGATACGGTGGCAGTTTCAAGACCGAGGCAATCAGTCCGATACTCAATAAGCTGGGAGCGTTTATCGTCAATCCGGACATTCGGAAGGTCGTCACGAAAGAGAAGAGCGATTTTGATCTCTCTCAGATCATGCAGTCGGGCGGCATCCTTGTCGCAAATCTTTCCAAAGGCAAACTCGGTGAGGATGGCAGCGCATTGCTTGGCGCACTCCTTTCAACGAAATTCGAACTGGCGGCTCTCAATCGGGCAACGATTCCGATTGAAACCCGACGCGATTTCTATTTGTATGTGGATGAATTTCCAACACTCGCCAATGCGAGTTTCACCGGCATGCTCTCCGAAAGCCGAAAATACGGCCTCGGCCTCGTCCTCGCCATGCAATTTGTCGAGCAACTCGACGATGATGTTCGGAACGCCCTTTTTGAGAACATCGGCACACTCATTTCTTTTCGATGCGGCCCAGATACGGCGCGATACCTCGCGCCGCAATTCGAACCGCTGCTTTCAAGAGAGGACCTCATGAATCTCGGCCGATACAGCATCTATGTGAAATTGATGATTGATGGCATTCCGTCGAGGCCATTTAGCGCGCGGACGATAACGCCGTCGCGGGCTTAG